From Streptomyces sp. NBC_00775, one genomic window encodes:
- a CDS encoding DHA2 family efflux MFS transporter permease subunit produces the protein MTTRARPSFGLTVLAVSLPMFMVALDNLVVTNALASIRSDLGSSLENLQWVTNAYVLGFAGLLLTAAGLGDRFGRRRVFLTGTVAFTLASVGCGLSNSTELLILFRALQGISASAVLPLSLTLLTVAVPQEKRGLAIGLWSAISSLAVALAPLVGGAITTGLDWHFIFLLNIPVGLVAVPLALKVLGESQGVATRLDVPGLVLAGGGVLALVWAIVNAGEDGWTSGGVLAAFAGAAVLLLVFLAWERRTDAPLLPLGLYRIRAFSLANLVSLAVFFGLFGPIFLIAQYLQVARDHSAFVAGLWTLPWAVMPMLIAPFAGKLAPKVGGGPLMAAGLAVSGIGLAWFAAVADVSASDWEFVAPFVLAGAGMGLVFAPTATVVMGSVPPQQVGKASGANTTVRELGGALGIAAVTSIFAANGDYTSPERFTEGMTPGLWVGVAVLAVGALLALGIPRPKKTAPAQPPAAAPAKEEVLVGE, from the coding sequence TTGACCACCCGAGCACGCCCGTCCTTCGGGCTGACCGTCCTCGCCGTGTCGCTGCCGATGTTCATGGTGGCGCTGGACAACCTGGTCGTGACCAACGCCCTCGCCTCCATCCGCAGCGACCTCGGCAGCTCCCTGGAGAACCTCCAGTGGGTCACCAACGCCTATGTCCTCGGCTTCGCCGGGCTGCTGCTGACCGCCGCCGGGCTCGGTGACCGGTTCGGCCGCCGCCGGGTCTTCCTCACCGGCACCGTCGCCTTCACGCTCGCCTCGGTCGGCTGCGGCCTGTCGAACTCGACCGAACTGCTCATCCTCTTCCGCGCCCTTCAGGGCATCAGCGCCTCCGCCGTGCTGCCGCTGTCGCTCACCCTGCTCACCGTCGCCGTGCCGCAGGAGAAGCGCGGCCTGGCCATCGGCCTGTGGAGCGCCATCAGCAGTCTGGCCGTCGCCCTCGCCCCGCTGGTCGGCGGCGCGATCACCACCGGCCTCGACTGGCACTTCATCTTCCTTCTCAACATCCCCGTGGGCCTCGTCGCCGTTCCGCTGGCGCTCAAGGTCCTCGGCGAGAGCCAGGGCGTTGCCACCCGGCTCGACGTGCCGGGCCTGGTGCTCGCGGGCGGTGGTGTGCTCGCCCTGGTGTGGGCGATCGTCAACGCCGGTGAGGACGGCTGGACTTCGGGCGGTGTCCTGGCCGCCTTCGCCGGCGCGGCCGTCCTGCTGCTCGTGTTCCTCGCCTGGGAGCGCCGTACGGACGCTCCGCTGCTCCCGCTCGGCCTCTACCGCATCAGGGCGTTCTCCCTGGCCAACCTGGTCTCGCTCGCCGTCTTCTTCGGTCTGTTCGGCCCGATCTTCCTGATCGCCCAGTATCTCCAGGTGGCCCGGGACCACTCGGCGTTCGTGGCCGGTCTGTGGACGCTGCCGTGGGCCGTCATGCCGATGCTGATCGCCCCGTTCGCGGGCAAGCTCGCGCCCAAGGTGGGCGGCGGACCGCTGATGGCGGCGGGCCTCGCCGTCTCCGGCATCGGTCTGGCCTGGTTCGCCGCGGTCGCCGACGTGAGCGCCTCGGACTGGGAGTTCGTCGCTCCGTTCGTGCTCGCCGGCGCGGGCATGGGCCTGGTCTTCGCACCGACGGCGACCGTGGTGATGGGCTCCGTGCCGCCGCAGCAGGTCGGCAAGGCGTCCGGCGCCAACACCACCGTGCGCGAACTGGGCGGCGCCCTCGGCATCGCCGCGGTCACCAGCATCTTCGCCGCGAACGGCGACTACACCTCGCCGGAGCGGTTCACCGAGGGCATGACGCCCGGGCTGTGGGTCGGTGTCGCCGTACTCGCCGTCGGCGCCCTGCTGGCGCTCGGCATCCCGCGCCCGAAGAAGACGGCGCCCGCGCAGCCGCCCGCCGCCGCGCCCGCCAAGGAGGAGGTCCTGGTGGGGGAGTGA
- a CDS encoding type I polyketide synthase — protein MADETKLVEYLKRVTKDLRQAHLRLNAMEEAAHEPVAVVGMSCRFPGGVESPEDLWRLVESGTDGVSGFPVDRGWDLERLFHDDPDHRGTSYAREGGFLHSAGEFDPALFGISPREALAMDPQQRLLLQTSWEAFERAGIDPQSVRGSRTGVYAGLMYHDYASRTTSPPEDLEGYLGSGTAGSIASGRIAYTFGLEGPAVTVDTACSSSLVTVHLAVQALRRGECTMALAGGVTVMSTPNTFVDFSRQRGLAADGRCKSFSDDADGTGWGEGVGVLVLEKLSDARRNGHEVLAVIRGSAVNQDGASNGLTAPNGPSQQRVIEQALTDACLDARDVDAVEAHGTGTRLGDPIEAQALLATYGQDREQPLYLGSLKSNIGHTQAAAGVGGIIKMVQAIRHGVLPKTLHLGEPSSHVDWSAGAVELLAERREWPETGRPRRAGVSSFGISGTNAHVVIEQATVEQAPVEQAPIEQAPTEDAGTEDPAAGDSLRALPVPPVLPALPVLPVLPAMPFLLSAATETALKGQAERLLRHLSDRPETDLGALARSLAVTRAARLRHRAAVVAHDHGGLVAALTALTRGEPHDQLVQGSPQEGPLAFLFTFQGSQRPGMGRELYAAFPAYAEAFDQVCAALDPYLSRPLKDVVLAAEDTEEADLVHRTGWSAPAIFALEVALYRLLEHWGVRPDLVSGGSLGDYAALHAAGVLTLEETARLLTTRSRLIEALPEGGAMIAVEASEAEVRDSLDELAATGRASLALVNGPRAVVVSGDEDAVRAVGEHWSGQGRRTRHVDVSHAFHSAHMEPVLAPFGEVARQLDYRAPRVPMVDGLTGRLFDDGEIPGADYWVRHIRDGARFHDSVRTLESQGVATYLEVGPVDMQTRMGLDCVEHTDAAALVPSLRRGLPEVPSLVTALARLHTRGIAVDWSVFFAPLGTAATALPTYAFDRQHLWLPADAAPGDVASLGLSPVGHPLLGAGIALADGESHLFTGRLSLSSHPWLADHAVHGTVLVPGAALVGLVLRAGEQAGVTTLDELTLEAPLVLPEHGAVQLQLRLDAADADGCVPVTLHARTDEDGPWTRHASGVLSTGGAVADAGLTEWPPQGAVRVETGSLYEELAAAGLAYGPAFQGVRAAWRRGAEIFAEVELADREAADADRFGLHPALLDAALHALWFGQGDGDADGEDRESGARLPFVWSDVTLHASGATALRVRLAPVRGRDAMTLTLADPEGAPVATVDALALRPVTAGHLAGAAHRDALFQEEWVSAPTPAARPTTLAVLADVAGVAGVAGKSEAAGAEVADALGCATAGRLADLTTVPDVVVVPFLDSPGDAGSGVGAVHAVVRRGLELLREWLAEERFAGSRLVFLTRGAAGEAVTDPAGAALWGLVRSAQSEHPGRLVLADIDGNAALDQLVAHLGGDEPQLVVRDGAVGAARLTRAAVDTAAGPADFGTGTVLVTGGTGTLGALMARHLVTSYGVRKLVLVSRRGPDVPGAEGLAADLRGLGAETRIVSGDLAEREQVRELLSSISDLSAVVHTAGVLDDGLLTSLTPERVERVLRAKADAAWYLHELTGELDLSAFVLFSSAAGVFGSAGQANYAAANSFLDALARMRQASGLPGLSLAWGLWDDTSDGSGSGMGGGLSDADRDRIARSGFLPLSSEQGLALFDAALAADTPVLVPVPVDPAVLAARTNLPHLLRGLVRTPARGRNTRQAAAGAAGRRPGATGLRDELLALPADARADRVLDLVRTRIAAALGHPDPRTTDVGQAFRELGFDSLSSTELRNTLASATGLRLPATLVFDHPNPRALADHLLTELLGGDTEETPRPATGATASNAPDAPDDDPIVVIGMSCRYPGGVETPEDLWRLVLDGADGITPFPEDRGWHTESLYHPDPDHRGTSYAREGGFLHEAGDFDAGFFGISPREALAMDPQQRLLLQTSWEALERSGIDPLSVRGSRTGVFTGLMYRDYLSRLPAIPEELEGFRGTGASGSVASGRVSYTLGLEGPAMTVDTACSSSLVTVHLAAQALRRGECTLALAGGATVMASPTALIDFSRQRGLAPDGRCKSFSDTADGTGWGEGVGVLVLERLSDARRNGHEVLAVIRGSAVNQDGASNGLTAPNGPSQQRVIRAALADAGLTASEVDAVEAHGTGTRLGDPIEAQAVLATYGQDREQPLYLGSLKSNIGHTQAAAGVGGIIKMVQAIRHGVLPKTLHLGEPSSHVDWSAGAVELLAERREWPETGRPRRAGVSSFGISGTNAHVVIEQAPAEADGPEPQQRTSGDTDGRLVPWTLSAKSRAALRGQAEKLLSHLRDHPELDVVDIAHSLLTTRSAFEHRTVLLGRNRDDFLTAVAAFAAGETAPAPAPEHGGRTAFVFTGQGSQRAGMGRELYESFPVFAEAFDRVAGELDPLLGRSLAEVIASGDGLDETGFTQPAVFAVEVALFRLVESWGVRPDVLAGHSIGEIAAAHVAGVLNLADACRLVAARGRLMQALPSGGVMVAVMASEADVLPLLDGFEDRVGIGAVNGPTSVVISGAGEAVGEITAVLKDRGIKSKQLTVSHAFHSPLMAPVLDEFASLVAELELSQQKIPVVSTVTGDASGDWADPAYWVEHVRRPVRFLDAIRALEDDGVTTFLELGPDAVCTAMGKSCATGDDTVFLPALRRGRPEARTLTAAVSGLLTGGIPLEGGRRVELPTYAFQNRRYWLEAPRAVRTDDDESGVVLELPEDSGDFEPQPVADPAHLVALAPPERERELREYVRTTVATVFGHESPDDVDLAQSFKVLGIDSLTAVELRDRIVAVTGLRLPPTLLFDCPTPLDLVSRLREEVEAAAAAAGPTSVHAALDRLESLLGGAAGTAVEEPGEIAERLRTLLAAWDDHAAGPLDEDDGTDLGSASAQELFDLLDAELETP, from the coding sequence GTGGCGGACGAAACGAAGCTTGTCGAGTACCTCAAGCGGGTCACCAAGGATCTGCGGCAGGCCCATCTGCGCCTGAACGCGATGGAGGAGGCTGCCCACGAGCCGGTCGCGGTCGTGGGGATGAGCTGCCGTTTCCCGGGTGGCGTGGAGTCGCCGGAGGATCTGTGGCGGCTGGTGGAGTCCGGTACCGATGGTGTGTCGGGTTTTCCGGTGGACCGTGGCTGGGATCTGGAGCGGTTGTTCCACGATGACCCGGATCACCGGGGTACGTCGTATGCCCGGGAGGGTGGGTTCCTGCACAGTGCGGGGGAGTTCGACCCGGCGCTGTTCGGGATCTCGCCGCGTGAGGCTCTCGCGATGGACCCGCAGCAGCGGCTGCTGTTGCAGACCTCGTGGGAGGCGTTCGAGCGGGCGGGCATCGACCCGCAGTCGGTCCGCGGCTCCCGCACCGGCGTCTACGCCGGCCTGATGTACCACGACTACGCGTCACGGACGACGTCCCCGCCCGAGGATCTGGAGGGCTATCTGGGCAGCGGCACCGCGGGCAGCATCGCCTCGGGCCGTATCGCCTACACCTTCGGCCTGGAGGGGCCGGCGGTCACGGTGGACACGGCGTGCTCGTCGTCGCTGGTCACCGTGCATCTCGCGGTGCAGGCGCTGCGGCGCGGTGAGTGCACCATGGCTCTGGCGGGCGGCGTGACCGTGATGTCGACGCCGAACACGTTCGTCGACTTCAGCCGACAGCGCGGGCTCGCCGCGGACGGCCGCTGCAAGTCGTTCTCGGACGACGCCGACGGCACCGGCTGGGGCGAGGGCGTGGGTGTCCTGGTGCTGGAGAAGCTGTCGGACGCGCGGCGCAACGGGCACGAGGTGCTCGCGGTGATCCGTGGTTCGGCGGTGAACCAGGACGGTGCCTCGAACGGTCTCACGGCGCCCAACGGGCCGTCGCAGCAGCGCGTCATCGAGCAGGCCCTGACCGACGCGTGCCTCGACGCCCGGGACGTGGACGCGGTGGAGGCGCACGGTACGGGGACCCGGCTCGGGGATCCGATCGAGGCGCAGGCGCTGCTGGCCACGTACGGCCAGGACCGTGAACAGCCCCTCTATCTCGGTTCGTTGAAGTCGAACATCGGGCATACGCAGGCGGCGGCCGGGGTCGGCGGGATCATCAAGATGGTCCAGGCGATCCGGCACGGCGTCCTGCCGAAGACCCTGCACCTGGGAGAGCCGTCCTCGCATGTGGACTGGTCGGCGGGTGCGGTGGAGCTGCTCGCCGAGCGGCGGGAGTGGCCGGAGACCGGGCGTCCGCGCCGGGCCGGTGTCTCCTCCTTCGGGATCAGCGGCACCAACGCCCACGTCGTCATCGAACAGGCCACCGTCGAACAGGCGCCCGTCGAGCAGGCCCCGATCGAGCAGGCCCCCACCGAGGACGCCGGAACCGAGGACCCCGCAGCGGGCGACTCCCTTCGCGCCCTCCCCGTCCCACCCGTCCTCCCTGCCCTCCCCGTCCTCCCTGTCCTTCCGGCCATGCCCTTCCTCCTCTCGGCCGCCACGGAGACCGCCCTGAAGGGCCAGGCGGAGAGACTGCTGCGGCACCTGAGCGACCGTCCCGAAACGGACCTCGGTGCCCTCGCCCGCTCCCTGGCCGTCACACGCGCCGCCCGGCTGCGGCACCGCGCCGCCGTCGTCGCCCACGATCACGGCGGCCTCGTCGCCGCCCTCACCGCCCTGACCCGCGGCGAACCGCACGACCAGCTCGTGCAGGGCAGCCCCCAAGAGGGCCCGCTGGCCTTCCTGTTCACCTTCCAAGGCAGCCAGCGCCCCGGCATGGGCCGGGAGCTGTACGCGGCCTTCCCCGCCTACGCCGAGGCCTTCGACCAGGTCTGTGCGGCCCTGGACCCGTACCTCTCGCGGCCGTTGAAGGACGTCGTCCTGGCCGCCGAAGACACCGAGGAAGCCGACCTCGTCCACCGCACGGGCTGGTCCGCCCCCGCGATCTTCGCCCTCGAAGTCGCCCTGTACCGCCTTCTCGAACACTGGGGTGTCCGCCCCGACCTCGTCTCCGGCGGCTCCCTTGGCGACTATGCCGCCCTGCACGCGGCGGGCGTCCTCACCCTGGAGGAGACCGCACGGCTGCTGACCACTCGCAGCCGGCTCATCGAGGCGCTCCCCGAAGGCGGCGCCATGATCGCCGTCGAGGCGTCCGAGGCCGAGGTCAGGGACAGCCTCGACGAGCTCGCCGCCACGGGCCGTGCCTCGCTCGCCCTCGTCAACGGGCCGCGTGCCGTGGTCGTCTCCGGCGACGAGGACGCCGTCCGCGCCGTCGGCGAGCACTGGAGCGGCCAGGGTCGCAGAACCCGTCACGTCGACGTCAGCCACGCCTTCCACTCCGCGCACATGGAGCCGGTGCTCGCCCCCTTCGGCGAGGTGGCGCGGCAGCTGGACTACCGCGCCCCGCGCGTCCCCATGGTCGACGGTCTCACCGGCCGCCTCTTCGACGACGGCGAGATCCCCGGCGCCGACTACTGGGTGCGGCACATACGGGACGGCGCGCGCTTCCACGACAGCGTGCGCACCCTGGAGAGCCAGGGCGTGGCGACGTACCTCGAAGTCGGCCCCGTCGACATGCAGACCCGTATGGGCCTCGACTGCGTCGAGCACACGGACGCCGCCGCGCTGGTCCCCTCGCTGCGCCGCGGCCTGCCCGAGGTGCCCAGCCTGGTCACCGCGCTGGCCCGGCTGCACACGCGTGGCATCGCCGTCGACTGGTCCGTGTTCTTCGCCCCCCTCGGCACCGCCGCCACCGCGTTGCCCACCTACGCCTTCGACCGGCAGCACCTGTGGCTGCCCGCCGACGCCGCCCCGGGTGACGTGGCCTCGCTCGGCCTGAGCCCCGTGGGGCATCCGCTGCTCGGCGCCGGGATCGCCCTCGCCGACGGCGAGAGTCACCTGTTCACCGGCCGGCTCTCCCTGAGCAGCCACCCGTGGCTCGCCGACCACGCCGTGCACGGCACCGTCCTCGTTCCGGGCGCCGCGCTCGTCGGCCTCGTCCTGCGCGCGGGGGAGCAGGCCGGCGTCACCACGCTCGACGAGCTCACCCTGGAAGCCCCGCTGGTCCTGCCGGAACACGGCGCCGTACAGCTTCAGTTGAGGCTCGACGCGGCGGACGCCGACGGCTGTGTCCCGGTGACCCTGCACGCGCGCACCGACGAGGACGGGCCGTGGACACGGCACGCGAGCGGTGTGCTGTCCACCGGGGGAGCGGTTGCCGACGCCGGTCTCACCGAGTGGCCGCCCCAGGGTGCCGTACGGGTCGAAACAGGCTCGCTGTACGAGGAGTTGGCCGCTGCCGGACTCGCCTACGGCCCCGCCTTCCAGGGCGTACGGGCCGCCTGGCGCCGTGGCGCGGAGATCTTCGCCGAGGTGGAGCTCGCGGACCGGGAGGCGGCCGACGCGGACCGGTTCGGGCTGCACCCGGCGCTGCTCGACGCGGCGCTGCACGCGCTGTGGTTCGGCCAGGGCGACGGGGACGCGGACGGCGAAGACAGGGAGTCCGGAGCGCGGCTTCCCTTCGTCTGGTCCGATGTCACCCTGCACGCCTCCGGCGCCACCGCCCTGCGCGTCCGGCTCGCGCCGGTGCGGGGCCGCGACGCGATGACGCTGACCCTGGCCGACCCTGAGGGCGCGCCCGTCGCCACGGTCGACGCCCTTGCCCTGCGCCCCGTCACCGCGGGCCACCTCGCGGGCGCCGCCCACCGGGACGCGCTCTTCCAGGAGGAGTGGGTGTCCGCGCCCACGCCCGCCGCGCGGCCCACGACACTCGCCGTGCTCGCCGACGTGGCCGGAGTGGCTGGTGTGGCCGGTAAGAGTGAAGCGGCTGGTGCGGAGGTGGCCGACGCCCTCGGCTGCGCCACGGCCGGACGGCTCGCGGATCTGACCACCGTTCCCGACGTGGTCGTCGTTCCCTTCCTCGACTCGCCCGGAGATGCGGGGTCCGGTGTCGGTGCGGTGCATGCGGTGGTGCGCCGGGGTCTTGAGCTGCTGCGGGAGTGGCTGGCGGAGGAGCGGTTCGCCGGGTCCCGGCTGGTGTTCCTGACCCGGGGTGCGGCCGGTGAGGCGGTGACGGATCCTGCGGGTGCCGCGCTGTGGGGCCTGGTGCGCTCCGCGCAGAGCGAGCACCCCGGACGGCTGGTTCTGGCGGACATCGACGGCAACGCGGCCCTCGACCAGCTCGTGGCCCACCTCGGCGGCGACGAACCGCAGCTGGTGGTGCGCGACGGCGCCGTCGGCGCGGCCCGGCTGACCCGGGCCGCGGTCGACACCGCTGCCGGGCCGGCCGACTTCGGCACGGGGACGGTCCTGGTGACCGGGGGTACCGGGACGCTGGGTGCGCTGATGGCTCGGCATCTGGTCACGTCGTACGGGGTGCGGAAGCTGGTGCTTGTGTCGCGGCGGGGGCCGGACGTGCCCGGCGCGGAGGGTCTGGCCGCCGACTTGCGCGGGCTGGGCGCCGAGACGCGGATTGTCTCCGGTGATCTGGCGGAGCGCGAGCAGGTACGTGAACTGCTGTCCTCCATCAGCGACTTGAGCGCGGTGGTGCATACGGCCGGTGTGCTCGACGACGGGTTGCTGACGTCGCTCACCCCGGAGCGGGTGGAGCGTGTGCTGCGGGCGAAGGCGGACGCGGCCTGGTATCTGCACGAGCTGACGGGGGAGTTGGATCTGTCGGCGTTCGTGCTGTTCTCCTCGGCGGCCGGGGTGTTCGGCAGTGCCGGGCAGGCCAACTACGCCGCCGCGAACAGCTTCTTGGATGCGCTGGCGCGGATGCGGCAGGCTTCCGGTCTGCCGGGTCTGTCCCTGGCGTGGGGGTTGTGGGACGACACCTCCGACGGCAGCGGCAGCGGCATGGGCGGCGGGCTCAGCGACGCCGACCGGGACAGGATCGCCCGCTCGGGCTTCCTGCCCCTCAGCAGCGAGCAGGGGCTCGCCCTCTTCGACGCCGCCCTCGCCGCCGACACCCCCGTGCTCGTGCCCGTCCCCGTCGACCCCGCCGTGCTCGCCGCTCGTACGAACCTTCCGCACCTGCTGCGCGGCCTGGTCCGCACCCCGGCGCGCGGGAGGAACACCCGACAGGCCGCGGCAGGCGCCGCGGGCCGGCGCCCCGGCGCCACCGGCCTGCGCGACGAACTCCTCGCCCTGCCCGCCGACGCACGCGCCGACCGGGTGCTCGACCTCGTCCGCACCCGGATCGCGGCCGCCCTCGGCCACCCGGACCCGCGCACCACGGACGTGGGCCAGGCCTTCCGCGAGCTCGGCTTCGACTCGCTCAGCTCCACCGAGCTGCGCAACACGCTCGCCTCGGCCACCGGGCTGCGGCTGCCCGCGACCCTGGTCTTCGACCACCCCAATCCGCGTGCCCTCGCCGACCACCTGCTCACCGAACTGCTCGGCGGGGACACCGAGGAGACCCCCCGCCCCGCCACCGGCGCCACGGCGTCCAACGCGCCCGACGCGCCCGACGACGACCCGATCGTCGTGATCGGCATGAGCTGCCGCTACCCCGGCGGCGTCGAGACGCCCGAGGACCTGTGGCGGCTGGTGCTCGACGGCGCCGACGGCATCACCCCGTTTCCCGAGGACCGGGGCTGGCACACCGAGAGCCTCTACCACCCCGACCCGGACCACCGGGGTACCTCGTACGCCCGCGAAGGCGGATTCCTGCACGAGGCCGGCGACTTCGACGCTGGGTTCTTCGGGATCTCGCCGCGCGAGGCCCTCGCCATGGACCCGCAGCAGCGGCTGCTCCTCCAGACCTCCTGGGAGGCACTGGAACGCTCCGGCATCGACCCGCTGTCCGTCCGCGGCTCCCGCACCGGCGTCTTCACCGGCCTGATGTACCGCGACTACCTCAGCAGGCTTCCCGCCATCCCCGAGGAACTCGAAGGCTTCCGCGGCACCGGCGCCTCCGGCAGCGTGGCCTCCGGCCGCGTCTCGTACACCCTCGGCCTCGAAGGCCCGGCCATGACCGTGGACACGGCGTGCTCGTCGTCGCTGGTCACGGTGCATCTGGCGGCACAGGCGCTACGGCGCGGAGAGTGCACCCTCGCCCTCGCGGGCGGCGCCACGGTGATGGCGTCCCCGACGGCACTGATCGACTTCAGCCGGCAACGCGGACTCGCGCCCGACGGCCGCTGCAAGTCGTTCTCCGACACCGCCGACGGCACTGGCTGGGGCGAGGGCGTGGGTGTCCTGGTCCTGGAGCGGTTGTCGGACGCGCGGCGCAACGGGCACGAGGTGCTCGCGGTGATCCGTGGTTCGGCGGTGAACCAGGACGGTGCCTCGAACGGTCTGACCGCCCCCAACGGGCCGTCGCAGCAGCGGGTGATCCGGGCCGCGCTGGCGGACGCGGGACTGACCGCGTCCGAGGTGGACGCGGTGGAGGCGCACGGTACGGGGACCCGGCTCGGGGATCCGATCGAGGCGCAGGCGGTGCTGGCCACGTACGGCCAGGACCGTGAACAGCCCCTCTATCTCGGTTCGTTGAAGTCGAACATCGGGCATACGCAGGCGGCGGCCGGGGTCGGCGGGATCATCAAGATGGTCCAGGCGATCCGGCACGGCGTCCTGCCGAAGACCCTGCACCTGGGAGAGCCGTCCTCGCATGTGGACTGGTCGGCGGGTGCGGTGGAGCTGCTCGCCGAGCGGCGGGAGTGGCCGGAGACCGGGCGTCCGCGCCGGGCCGGTGTCTCCTCCTTCGGGATCAGCGGCACCAACGCCCACGTCGTCATCGAACAGGCCCCCGCAGAGGCCGACGGACCGGAGCCGCAGCAGCGGACTTCGGGTGACACCGACGGCCGGCTCGTGCCCTGGACCCTCTCGGCGAAGTCGCGAGCCGCCCTGCGCGGCCAGGCCGAGAAACTGCTGAGCCACCTGCGCGACCACCCCGAGCTCGACGTGGTCGACATCGCCCACTCCCTGCTCACGACCCGCTCGGCCTTCGAGCACAGGACCGTTCTGCTCGGCAGGAACCGCGACGACTTCCTCACCGCCGTCGCCGCCTTCGCGGCGGGGGAGACAGCTCCCGCACCCGCTCCCGAGCACGGCGGCCGTACGGCGTTCGTGTTCACGGGGCAGGGGTCTCAGCGGGCCGGTATGGGCCGGGAGTTGTACGAGTCCTTCCCTGTGTTCGCGGAGGCGTTCGACCGGGTGGCGGGGGAGTTGGATCCGCTGCTGGGGCGTTCGTTGGCGGAGGTGATCGCTTCCGGGGACGGTCTGGACGAGACAGGCTTTACGCAGCCCGCCGTCTTTGCGGTCGAGGTGGCGTTGTTCCGGCTGGTGGAGTCGTGGGGCGTACGTCCTGACGTGCTGGCCGGGCATTCGATCGGTGAGATCGCTGCCGCGCATGTGGCCGGGGTGCTGAACCTGGCGGACGCGTGCCGCCTGGTCGCGGCCCGGGGCCGGTTGATGCAGGCGCTGCCCTCCGGTGGGGTGATGGTGGCGGTGATGGCCTCGGAAGCCGATGTCCTGCCGCTGCTGGACGGGTTCGAGGACCGTGTCGGCATCGGTGCCGTCAATGGGCCGACGTCCGTGGTCATCTCCGGTGCGGGGGAAGCGGTCGGCGAGATCACGGCCGTACTGAAGGACCGTGGGATCAAGAGCAAGCAGCTCACGGTCAGTCACGCCTTCCACTCCCCGCTGATGGCTCCGGTCCTCGATGAATTCGCGTCGCTGGTCGCCGAGTTGGAGCTCTCCCAGCAGAAGATCCCGGTCGTCTCCACGGTCACTGGTGATGCGAGCGGCGACTGGGCCGATCCGGCGTACTGGGTGGAGCACGTGCGTCGCCCGGTCCGTTTCCTCGACGCGATTCGTGCCCTGGAGGACGACGGGGTCACCACCTTCCTGGAGCTGGGTCCGGACGCGGTCTGCACGGCGATGGGCAAGTCCTGCGCCACCGGCGATGACACGGTCTTCCTGCCCGCCCTGCGCCGCGGTCGTCCCGAAGCCAGGACTCTCACCGCCGCTGTCTCCGGGCTGCTCACGGGTGGCATCCCCCTGGAGGGCGGACGCCGGGTCGAGTTGCCCACCTACGCCTTCCAGAACCGGCGTTATTGGCTGGAGGCCCCGCGGGCGGTCCGTACGGACGACGACGAGTCCGGTGTCGTACTCGAACTGCCCGAGGATTCCGGGGACTTCGAGCCGCAGCCCGTCGCGGACCCCGCGCACCTGGTGGCGCTGGCGCCGCCCGAGCGTGAGCGGGAACTGCGCGAGTACGTGCGCACGACGGTCGCGACCGTTTTCGGCCATGAGTCCCCGGACGACGTCGACCTGGCCCAGAGCTTCAAGGTGCTCGGCATCGACTCGCTCACCGCGGTCGAACTGCGGGACCGGATCGTCGCGGTCACCGGACTGCGGCTGCCGCCCACCCTGCTCTTCGACTGCCCGACGCCGCTCGACCTGGTGTCACGGCTGCGGGAAGAGGTGGAGGCCGCCGCCGCGGCGGCCGGGCCGACCTCGGTGCACGCCGCGCTCGACCGGCTGGAGAGCCTGCTCGGCGGGGCCGCCGGCACGGCGGTGGAGGAACCCGGCGAGATAGCCGAGCGGCTCCGCACGCTCCTCGCGGCCTGGGACGACCACGCGGCCGGCCCGCTCGACGAGGACGACGGCACCGATCTGGGGTCGGCCTCGGCACAGGAGCTCTTCGACCTCCTCGACGCCGAGCTGGAGACCCCGTGA
- a CDS encoding thioesterase II family protein translates to MTATTAERGLWVREYSPAPDHGLTLVCFPHAGGGASAYRPLATALGPRAGVLSLQYPGRQDRRTEPPYTSVDALADDIAATLLRQVAGPVVLFGHSMGALVAYETARRLERDGGAGPLGLVVSGARSAAEPRPRDVSLRSDAGIIDELRQLDGTSAELLDDPEIQAMILPALRADYTALETYRHRPGPPLRCPVSAYVGDADPQAGALDAERWADLTSGTFRQRTFAGGHFFVDSARQRVAAALAEDLDAFAPDSS, encoded by the coding sequence ATGACGGCGACCACCGCCGAACGCGGGCTGTGGGTGCGCGAGTACAGTCCCGCGCCCGACCACGGCCTCACCCTCGTCTGCTTCCCGCACGCCGGCGGCGGCGCCAGCGCCTACCGGCCGCTCGCCACCGCCCTGGGCCCCCGCGCCGGAGTGCTGAGCCTGCAGTACCCCGGCCGCCAGGACCGCCGTACGGAACCGCCGTACACCAGCGTGGACGCGCTGGCCGACGACATCGCCGCCACCCTGCTCCGCCAAGTCGCGGGACCGGTGGTGCTGTTCGGCCACAGCATGGGTGCCCTCGTCGCGTACGAGACGGCCCGCCGCCTGGAGCGGGACGGCGGCGCCGGGCCGCTCGGGCTGGTCGTCTCGGGCGCCCGCAGCGCCGCGGAGCCCCGCCCGCGCGACGTCAGCCTGCGCTCCGACGCCGGGATCATCGACGAGCTCAGGCAGCTGGACGGCACGAGCGCAGAACTCCTCGACGACCCCGAGATCCAGGCCATGATCCTGCCGGCGCTGCGCGCCGACTACACCGCCCTGGAGACCTACCGGCACCGGCCGGGGCCGCCGCTGCGCTGTCCCGTCAGCGCCTACGTCGGCGACGCCGACCCGCAGGCCGGCGCCCTCGACGCGGAGCGCTGGGCGGACCTCACCTCCGGGACCTTCCGGCAGCGCACCTTCGCGGGCGGCCACTTCTTCGTCGACTCCGCGCGTCAGCGGGTCGCCGCAGCCCTGGCCGAGGACCTCGACGCCTTCGCCCCCGACTCCTCCTGA